One Helianthus annuus cultivar XRQ/B chromosome 7, HanXRQr2.0-SUNRISE, whole genome shotgun sequence genomic region harbors:
- the LOC110867262 gene encoding uncharacterized mitochondrial protein AtMg00810-like codes for MVLTIALSQSWQVHQLDVTNAFLHGNLQETVYMYQPMGFRDKNYPDHVCRLKKSLYGLKQAPWAWYQRFTDYVLTLGFVQSKCDASLFTFHQGSQVAYLLLYVDDILLVTYSDTLHGNLMYHLAKEFAMKDLGPLRFFLGISVTRHKNSMFLSQQSYVKEIIERAGMTSCNPVHTPVDTLAKLSANAGTDFHDPTLYRSLAGALQYLTFTRPDISYAVQQICIHMHAPKTDHWNALKRIIRYIQGTTSFGLTLGPSTSPQLIAYTDADWAGCPDTRRSTSGYCVYYGDNLISWSSKRQATISRSSAEAEYRGVANVVAEVCWLRNLLLELQRPLSRATLVYCDNVSAVYLSGNPVQHQRTKHIELDIHFVREKVHRGEVRVHHVPSRYQIADIFTKGLPRVLFEDFRASLSLRSPPALTAGV; via the coding sequence ATGGTTTTAACCATTGCTCTTTCTCAGTCTTGGCAGGTACACCAATTGGACGTGACAAACGCATTTCTTCACGGTAACCTACAAGAAACAGTTTACATGTATCAACCTATGGGGTTCAGGGACAAGAATTATCCTGATCATGTATGTCGACTCAAGAAGTCTTTATATGGGTTGAAACAGGCACCTTGGGCGTGGTACCAACGCTTTACCGACTATGTTCTCACCTTGGGATTTGTGCAAAGTAAATGTGACGCTTCTCTATTCACTTTTCATCAGGGTTCACAGGTTGCTTATCTTCTATTATACGTGGACGACATCCTGCTGGTCACCTATTCCGACACACTTCACGGCAATTTAATGTATCATCTCGCTAAGGAATTCGCCATGAAAGATCTCGGCCCTCTTCGCTTCTTCCTTGGCATCTCCGTTACGCGCCACAAGAACTCTATGTTTCTCTCTCAACAGTCATATGTTAAGGAAATTATTGAGCGAGCCGGCATGACATCTTGCAACCCCGTTCATACCCCGGTTGACACGCTTGCCAAACTTAGTGCCAATGCCGGAACAGATTTTCATGACCCCACTTTATATCGCAGTCTGGCAGGTGCTCTTCAGTACCTAACTTTCACTCGCCCGGATATTAGTTACGCTGTACAACAAATATGCATCCACATGCATGCCCCGAAAACGGATCACTGGAATGCTCTTAAACGTATTATTCGCTACATCCAAGGTACTACATCCTTTGGTCTTACGCTCGGCCCATCCACATCCCCTCAACTAATTGCATACACGGATGCTGATTGGGCCGGATGCCCTGACACTCGTCGGTCTACTAGCGGCTATTGCGTTTATTATGGTGATAACCTTATATCTTGGTCCTCTAAACGGCAAGCTACTATTTCTCGTTCAAGTGCCGAAGCTGAATATCGAGGTGTGGCTAATGTCGTTGCAGAAGTTTGCTGGCTTCGCAACCTTCTTCTGGAGTTACAGCGCCCCCTGTCTCGTGCCACACTTGTTTATTGTGATAATGTTAGTGCCGTTTACCTTTCCGGGAATCCAGTCCAACATCAACGCACTAAACATATTGAGCTTGACATCCATTTCGTTCGTGAAAAGGTTCACCGGGGTGAGGTTCGCGTTCATCATGTTCCTTCACGTTATCAGATTGCTGACATCTTCACAAAAGGCTTGCCACGTGTTCTATTTGAAGATTTTCGAGCCAGTCTAAGCCTTCGGTCACCTCCGGCTTtgactgcgggggtgtaa